Proteins encoded together in one Leptospira semungkisensis window:
- a CDS encoding single-stranded DNA-binding protein, producing MANDINRVTLVGRLTRDPEFKTVNGTSLVNFSIANGRTYVAGGDKKEETHFFDCEAWGKGADIIQQYCKKGKQLVIEGRLKQDTWETMEGKKASRIRIVVENFQMIGARENGSGEYGSSANSGSSSYSSAQDDMGSSGTDDDIPF from the coding sequence ATGGCTAACGATATCAATCGGGTGACCCTAGTAGGGCGCCTGACCCGCGATCCGGAATTTAAAACGGTGAACGGAACTTCCCTAGTGAACTTTTCCATTGCGAATGGTCGCACCTATGTGGCCGGCGGGGACAAGAAAGAGGAAACTCATTTCTTCGACTGCGAAGCTTGGGGAAAGGGAGCTGATATCATCCAACAATACTGCAAGAAGGGCAAACAACTCGTTATCGAGGGACGCTTAAAGCAGGATACTTGGGAAACCATGGAAGGCAAAAAAGCCTCCCGCATTCGGATCGTCGTGGAGAATTTCCAGATGATCGGAGCAAGGGAGAATGGAAGCGGAGAATACGGTTCTTCCGCAAACAGCGGATCTTCTTCTTACTCATCTGCGCAAGATGACATGGGAAGTTCCGGAACAGACGACGATATACCTTTTTAA
- the rplI gene encoding 50S ribosomal protein L9: MRVILQKDVSNLGDAGDIKEVADGFARNYLFPQRLAVRASEGKTKMALHQKKLADLKKDKRKKTMESVSSGLNGKEFEISVKTGGGDKLFGAVTPADVAALLKNGGFEVDKRKIEFAEPIRNLGSYKLKVRLAEGILPTITIHVKKEEGASTEA, encoded by the coding sequence ATGAGAGTAATTTTACAAAAAGACGTTTCTAACCTAGGTGACGCTGGCGATATCAAAGAAGTCGCAGACGGTTTTGCTCGTAATTACCTTTTCCCTCAGAGACTCGCGGTTCGCGCTTCTGAAGGAAAGACTAAGATGGCTCTTCACCAGAAGAAATTAGCCGATCTGAAAAAAGACAAACGCAAGAAAACTATGGAATCTGTTTCTTCCGGACTAAACGGTAAGGAATTTGAGATTTCTGTGAAAACCGGTGGAGGAGACAAACTCTTCGGAGCGGTTACTCCTGCTGACGTTGCGGCTCTTTTAAAGAACGGTGGTTTCGAAGTAGACAAGCGTAAGATCGAGTTCGCTGAACCGATCCGTAACTTGGGTTCTTACAAACTGAAAGTTCGTTTGGCAGAAGGAATTCTTCCAACCATTACGATTCACGTTAAAAAAGAAGAAGGCGCTTCTACCGAAGCTTAA
- a CDS encoding SLC13 family permease has translation MPIRKLGFAFSLLVALLPLVLSFYGFLPPSVGGMFFIFLCAAGLWIFEIIPGHATSILIILAEIILFSNPGKWDFLKQYQIPNTKSPAPAVFLASLADSAVVLFLGSFALAKACVKVGVDRWLANRVLPYFGTSPKFVLLGLMCITASISLWMSNTATASLMIALVFPLLSVLSKEEKFRKAVLIGIPFAANLGGIGTPIGSPPNVIAFANLKNQGYGDFISFGSWMLVAIPLLLILMIAAWFWLLRAFPASPGLQLSLRYETLSGEGSQKRLRFVLFGFFLTVIFWLTESLHGIPAGVVALFPLLLFTSAGILESSDLRSLEWDVLILVAGGIALGTGIEKSGAGAWFGELIGSKTGPNESLWVLGIFFSIGLFLSTFLSNTATANLLVPLALPVATLLMPGNESYAIQLVLGSALGASLAMSLPVSTPPNAVAYAVGGFEIKDMAKVGVKIGILGLVLVLLGFLVFQ, from the coding sequence ATGCCAATTCGAAAACTAGGTTTTGCTTTTTCCTTACTTGTTGCCTTGCTGCCTCTTGTTCTTTCCTTTTACGGTTTCTTGCCTCCTTCGGTCGGGGGGATGTTCTTCATTTTTCTATGCGCAGCGGGGCTTTGGATCTTTGAGATCATTCCGGGACATGCGACTTCCATTCTAATCATTCTGGCGGAGATCATTTTATTTTCCAACCCGGGCAAATGGGATTTCTTAAAGCAGTATCAAATTCCGAACACAAAGAGTCCTGCTCCTGCAGTCTTTCTTGCTTCTCTTGCGGATTCAGCGGTGGTTCTTTTCCTCGGAAGTTTCGCTTTGGCAAAGGCTTGCGTGAAAGTAGGAGTGGATCGCTGGCTTGCGAATCGAGTGCTTCCTTATTTTGGAACTTCTCCTAAGTTTGTACTGCTCGGTCTCATGTGCATCACAGCATCTATTTCTCTTTGGATGAGTAATACAGCTACAGCTTCTCTTATGATCGCACTTGTTTTTCCATTGCTTTCTGTTTTAAGTAAAGAAGAGAAATTTAGAAAAGCAGTCTTGATCGGGATCCCATTTGCCGCGAACTTAGGGGGAATAGGAACTCCGATCGGTTCTCCTCCGAATGTGATCGCTTTCGCAAATTTAAAGAACCAAGGATACGGAGATTTTATTTCCTTTGGAAGTTGGATGCTTGTAGCAATTCCTCTCTTGCTCATTCTAATGATTGCTGCTTGGTTTTGGTTGCTTCGAGCTTTTCCTGCAAGTCCTGGATTACAACTTTCCCTTAGATACGAAACTTTATCGGGCGAGGGATCGCAAAAGAGACTGAGATTTGTATTGTTCGGCTTTTTTCTAACAGTGATCTTCTGGCTCACTGAATCTTTGCACGGGATACCTGCAGGAGTAGTCGCGTTATTTCCTCTTCTTCTTTTTACATCCGCAGGTATATTAGAATCGAGTGATTTACGTTCCTTAGAATGGGATGTGCTTATTTTGGTTGCAGGTGGAATCGCCTTAGGAACCGGAATTGAGAAGAGTGGTGCGGGCGCTTGGTTCGGAGAATTGATCGGCAGTAAGACTGGTCCGAACGAAAGCCTGTGGGTGCTCGGGATCTTCTTCTCTATCGGATTATTTCTTTCTACATTTTTGTCCAATACTGCTACCGCAAATTTACTGGTTCCATTGGCTCTTCCTGTGGCGACTCTACTCATGCCTGGGAATGAATCGTATGCGATCCAATTGGTTTTAGGATCTGCGTTAGGCGCTTCTTTGGCAATGTCTTTGCCGGTGTCCACTCCTCCGAACGCTGTCGCTTATGCGGTAGGAGGCTTTGAGATCAAGGATATGGCTAAAGTAGGGGTAAAGATTGGGATCTTAGGTCTCGTCCTTGTTCTCTTGGGATTCTTGGTCTTTCAATAA
- a CDS encoding CapA family protein has product MRSLPHFLILFIISCSSFSERTSSGEGQPSSSVVSELVDQIESKIEKLLTKEEDPELVKVLMGGDVMFNWGIRDTIKSKGELAPVKGLKDLFTTADLKVLNLETPVVSEKNWDTGKAYVFQAREADLESMSFLGVDLVSLGNNHAMDHGPEGLEETLKFLSDRKISYIGAGKNLESAFRPWIWEGKDTNLRIYSATNVAEGRSHYASTSPGVMPLDAEQLVKKLQTENLTLNSIKNGSKLPKKNSNGKKSKAPSSQNQFRILSLHWGVEYSPFPTLDQRKIAKTFADSGVNIIIGHHPHIPQGIERIGNSLIFYSLGNLIFGSRNAYLNHNIIVILHIKKSKLIKAELVPIFGKFQNEDHLVRPLEGKEAENFLNEIAVLSQDLGTKIRIEGGRGWIDLD; this is encoded by the coding sequence ATGCGGAGCCTTCCTCATTTTCTGATCCTTTTCATTATCTCATGTTCTAGCTTTTCGGAGAGAACTTCTTCGGGAGAAGGGCAGCCTTCTTCTTCTGTAGTTTCCGAACTTGTGGATCAGATAGAATCCAAGATCGAAAAATTATTAACAAAAGAAGAAGATCCAGAGCTAGTCAAGGTCCTCATGGGTGGGGACGTGATGTTTAATTGGGGAATCCGGGATACGATCAAGTCCAAAGGAGAATTGGCTCCCGTAAAAGGTCTCAAAGATCTTTTCACTACTGCGGATCTTAAGGTCTTGAATCTAGAAACTCCAGTTGTATCCGAAAAGAATTGGGATACCGGAAAAGCTTATGTATTCCAGGCAAGGGAAGCTGACCTAGAGTCCATGAGTTTCTTAGGAGTAGATCTTGTTTCTCTTGGAAACAATCATGCTATGGATCATGGACCTGAAGGCCTGGAAGAAACTCTGAAGTTCCTTTCGGATCGAAAGATCTCTTATATTGGTGCCGGAAAAAATTTAGAGTCCGCTTTCAGACCTTGGATCTGGGAAGGAAAAGATACCAATCTAAGGATCTACTCTGCGACTAATGTTGCAGAAGGAAGGTCCCACTACGCAAGCACTAGTCCAGGCGTTATGCCCTTGGATGCAGAGCAATTGGTAAAAAAGCTTCAGACAGAAAATCTAACTTTAAATTCCATAAAGAACGGATCCAAGCTTCCTAAAAAAAATTCGAACGGAAAAAAGTCCAAGGCTCCTTCTTCTCAAAATCAATTCAGGATACTTTCGCTGCATTGGGGGGTGGAATATTCTCCCTTTCCTACTTTAGATCAAAGAAAGATCGCGAAAACCTTTGCGGATAGTGGGGTGAATATTATCATAGGACATCATCCTCATATTCCGCAAGGGATTGAAAGGATCGGGAATAGTTTGATTTTCTATTCTTTGGGAAATTTGATTTTCGGAAGCAGGAATGCTTACTTAAATCATAATATAATCGTAATTCTCCATATTAAGAAAAGCAAATTGATCAAGGCAGAACTCGTGCCTATTTTCGGAAAATTCCAAAATGAGGATCACTTGGTCAGACCTTTGGAAGGAAAAGAAGCTGAGAATTTTTTAAACGAGATTGCTGTGCTGTCCCAAGATCTAGGAACTAAGATCCGTATCGAAGGAGGTAGGGGTTGGATCGATCTGGACTAA
- the dnaB gene encoding replicative DNA helicase, producing the protein MQADSLFELDSEKSFLGSLLLKGADNLIDIPLVPEDFYQDTNRRIYKAILDLVDKKVAVDPVSVLNFLKENSLLKDPEREYEYIYSLYKDSVVSHPLVYYAERIKRLSERRRYSKLLMNALDLIQKEPGENESVFNQIEQSLTEVSRSADVKGLMPVSQDKTALSEYIKEIMESRGQVKGLRTNFTQFDEMTSGLKEYEMMVLAARPGNGKTTLALNIASNVALIHNRPVVIFSLEMSRMELLLKLVCSYAQVESNKLKRSEVTKSDAPKLIEAIIKVTSSPIYIDDSGVLSVDDFKGRIRKLLTNETLGLIIVDYLQLMSDPKSRDGGRQQEVSSISRALKQMAKEARCPVIALSQMNRSIEQRSKDQRPQLADLRESGAIEQDADIVTFIYRGEKGKDEEEDPRMKGMAEIIIAKNRSGPTGSFPLAFRPELSRFDNV; encoded by the coding sequence ATGCAAGCCGACTCCTTGTTTGAATTGGATTCCGAGAAGTCTTTTCTCGGATCTCTCCTTCTCAAGGGGGCGGACAATCTGATAGACATTCCTCTGGTCCCAGAGGATTTCTATCAGGATACAAATCGCCGCATCTATAAGGCGATCTTGGATCTGGTAGACAAGAAAGTTGCCGTAGATCCAGTTTCCGTTCTAAACTTCCTAAAAGAAAATTCTCTCCTAAAAGATCCTGAAAGGGAATACGAATATATCTATTCCTTGTATAAGGATTCGGTAGTTTCACATCCTCTCGTGTATTATGCAGAAAGGATCAAGCGCCTTTCCGAGAGAAGAAGATATTCAAAATTATTAATGAATGCTCTGGATCTGATCCAGAAAGAGCCGGGTGAGAACGAGTCGGTCTTCAATCAGATCGAGCAAAGTCTGACCGAAGTCTCCAGATCCGCAGACGTAAAAGGGCTCATGCCCGTTTCTCAGGACAAGACTGCTCTTTCCGAGTATATCAAAGAGATCATGGAGAGCAGGGGCCAGGTTAAGGGGCTTCGCACCAATTTCACTCAGTTCGATGAGATGACTTCCGGTCTGAAAGAATACGAAATGATGGTGCTCGCGGCAAGACCCGGAAACGGTAAGACCACTCTAGCGCTGAATATCGCCTCGAATGTCGCACTTATACATAACCGTCCAGTGGTCATCTTCTCCTTAGAGATGAGCCGAATGGAGCTTCTTCTTAAATTGGTTTGTTCTTATGCTCAGGTCGAGTCGAACAAACTCAAGCGTTCCGAGGTCACTAAGTCGGATGCGCCAAAGCTTATCGAAGCAATTATCAAAGTAACTTCTTCTCCGATCTATATAGACGACTCGGGAGTTCTGAGTGTGGACGATTTCAAGGGAAGGATCCGCAAACTTCTTACCAACGAGACCTTAGGACTGATCATCGTGGATTATCTCCAGCTTATGAGCGATCCTAAGAGCCGTGATGGGGGAAGACAGCAAGAGGTTTCCTCGATTTCCAGAGCTCTCAAGCAGATGGCAAAGGAAGCTAGATGTCCCGTGATCGCTCTTTCCCAGATGAACCGATCCATCGAACAGAGATCTAAGGACCAGAGACCTCAGCTCGCAGACTTAAGAGAGTCGGGTGCGATCGAGCAGGATGCGGATATTGTAACATTCATTTATCGCGGAGAGAAGGGAAAGGACGAAGAGGAAGATCCTAGGATGAAGGGAATGGCGGAGATCATCATCGCCAAGAACCGATCGGGACCTACGGGTTCTTTTCCACTTGCCTTCCGACCTGAACTTTCCAGATTTGATAACGTGTAG
- a CDS encoding type II toxin-antitoxin system VapC family toxin encodes MSYLIDTDILIYSLKNDPIVRQNFLERKNSIKSVSVITYGELIFGAQKSSYKERNLATVRRIAELFPVIELNSGIMETFGELKATQQKKGNTIEDFDLLIGCTALYLNYSLVTNNEKHFGKIPGLKIENWTKSA; translated from the coding sequence ATGAGCTATTTGATTGATACGGATATTCTCATCTATAGCCTAAAGAACGATCCGATTGTTCGCCAAAATTTTCTGGAAAGAAAGAACTCGATTAAGTCCGTTTCTGTGATCACGTACGGAGAACTGATCTTTGGCGCCCAAAAATCCTCTTATAAAGAAAGGAACCTGGCAACAGTCCGAAGGATCGCCGAGCTATTTCCGGTGATAGAATTGAATTCAGGGATTATGGAAACTTTTGGAGAACTAAAGGCGACTCAGCAAAAAAAAGGAAATACGATCGAGGACTTTGATCTATTGATCGGATGCACGGCGCTTTATTTAAATTATTCCCTAGTGACGAATAACGAAAAACATTTCGGCAAAATACCCGGATTGAAAATAGAGAACTGGACCAAATCCGCTTAG
- a CDS encoding DMT family protein codes for MRTLALLTLSNLFMTFAWYGHLKFFKDFPLWKTILVSWGIAFFEYCLMVPANRIGYAEDELSGFQLKILQEVVTITVFIGFAFLVLKEKIKWNHAVSFVLILLAVFFAFYDKK; via the coding sequence ATGAGGACATTAGCACTTCTCACTCTTTCCAATCTGTTTATGACCTTTGCCTGGTATGGCCACTTGAAATTCTTCAAGGACTTTCCTTTATGGAAAACCATATTGGTCTCTTGGGGGATCGCATTCTTTGAATATTGCTTAATGGTTCCTGCAAATAGGATTGGCTATGCAGAAGATGAATTGAGCGGCTTTCAATTAAAGATTCTGCAAGAAGTTGTGACGATTACCGTATTTATAGGTTTCGCCTTCTTAGTCTTGAAAGAAAAGATCAAATGGAATCATGCAGTCAGTTTTGTGCTCATTCTTCTTGCGGTCTTCTTTGCCTTTTACGATAAGAAATAA
- a CDS encoding Hsp20/alpha crystallin family protein has protein sequence MSVLELLKSEKSGEQETKTTQRPVYTPATDLYSNEEEHVLLLDLPGVKEADLEISLEKDELRISAKTSATQTQGELRYSEYGTGDYRRSFILSEPVEEDKITAVLKNGVLQLKLPRKKPLSKKIEVRTS, from the coding sequence ATGAGCGTATTAGAATTATTGAAATCAGAAAAGTCCGGCGAACAAGAGACCAAGACGACCCAAAGGCCTGTTTATACTCCTGCGACAGATCTTTATTCGAACGAAGAAGAGCATGTGCTTCTCTTAGATCTTCCCGGTGTGAAAGAAGCAGATCTCGAGATCTCCTTAGAGAAGGATGAACTCAGAATCTCCGCTAAAACTTCTGCAACGCAAACACAGGGAGAACTTCGCTATTCCGAATACGGAACAGGTGATTATAGAAGGAGCTTCATTCTATCCGAACCGGTAGAAGAGGACAAGATCACTGCCGTTTTGAAGAATGGAGTGCTCCAGCTCAAACTTCCCCGCAAAAAGCCTTTGAGCAAAAAAATAGAAGTTCGAACTTCCTAA
- a CDS encoding Hsp20/alpha crystallin family protein → MRQQDFFSEVRRIQNRFHNLFEPVWEGARTSPALNVYSDQDKITVTAEVPGLSPEDLEITVAHNLLTISGEWKDEGQAKPRRIERARGSFKRQLELPVAVDSEKVQATVNEGILTLVLPVLESEKPRKIRIEAKA, encoded by the coding sequence ATGAGACAACAGGATTTTTTTAGCGAAGTAAGAAGAATTCAAAACCGATTCCATAATCTTTTCGAACCAGTTTGGGAAGGCGCACGCACTTCCCCTGCCCTGAATGTGTATTCTGATCAGGACAAAATCACAGTGACTGCCGAAGTTCCGGGTCTTTCTCCGGAGGATCTGGAGATTACCGTTGCCCACAATCTTCTCACCATCTCGGGTGAATGGAAGGACGAGGGCCAAGCAAAACCAAGACGGATCGAAAGAGCACGCGGAAGCTTTAAGAGACAACTCGAACTTCCTGTGGCAGTCGATTCCGAGAAAGTGCAAGCAACCGTAAACGAAGGTATCTTAACACTCGTCCTTCCAGTCTTGGAAAGCGAGAAACCTAGAAAGATCCGCATCGAAGCTAAAGCTTAA
- a CDS encoding FitA-like ribbon-helix-helix domain-containing protein produces MANLQVRDIDDRLYEALKRRAELEHRSISQEVVLLIENYLAHDTKGSEQKTLGFLELSGSWIDDRTPEKIVKEIRSSRTKNTSGSKTDELFD; encoded by the coding sequence ATGGCAAACTTACAAGTCCGGGATATAGATGACAGACTCTACGAAGCATTGAAAAGGAGAGCCGAATTGGAACATAGATCAATCAGCCAAGAAGTGGTACTTCTCATAGAGAACTACCTCGCTCATGATACAAAAGGATCCGAACAAAAGACACTTGGATTCTTAGAGCTATCCGGCTCCTGGATAGACGATAGAACTCCCGAAAAGATCGTCAAAGAGATCCGATCTTCTCGCACCAAGAATACCTCAGGGAGCAAAACGGATGAGCTATTTGATTGA
- the purU gene encoding formyltetrahydrofolate deformylase, with translation MEADLISNHTRILLIRCSDEPGLIHRITGFLAKIGANIIGNQEFVEPLQRVFFMRTEYSIQKEEEDKTILSELLQILPKDAELKLSTSRKARVVLLATKEPHCLGDILLRWRYGELPMDLLGVISNHETLGDLARDFKVPFVFIPSDGMTREEHETKVQERLQEMQPDWIVLAKYMRILTPEFVRNWGNRILNIHHSFLPAFVGAKPYEQAYKRGVKIIGATAHIVTENLDEGPILVQDVCHVDHGYSPERLVLYGRDLEKVVLAKALRLLLEDRVMIFQNRTIVFE, from the coding sequence TTGGAAGCAGATCTGATCTCGAATCACACTAGAATTCTTTTGATCCGCTGCTCGGATGAGCCCGGTTTAATTCATAGAATCACGGGCTTCTTGGCAAAGATCGGAGCGAATATTATAGGAAACCAGGAATTCGTAGAGCCATTGCAAAGAGTGTTCTTTATGAGAACAGAGTATTCCATCCAAAAAGAGGAAGAGGACAAAACCATCCTGTCGGAGTTACTACAAATCCTTCCCAAAGACGCAGAGCTAAAATTATCCACCTCCAGAAAAGCCCGGGTCGTGCTCCTCGCCACTAAGGAGCCGCATTGCCTGGGGGATATTTTGCTTCGTTGGAGATACGGAGAGCTGCCCATGGATCTTCTGGGAGTGATCTCTAATCATGAGACTCTGGGAGATCTGGCCAGAGACTTTAAGGTCCCCTTTGTTTTTATTCCAAGCGACGGAATGACACGAGAAGAGCACGAAACAAAAGTCCAAGAACGTCTGCAAGAGATGCAGCCGGACTGGATCGTGCTCGCAAAATATATGAGGATACTCACCCCGGAGTTCGTTCGAAATTGGGGAAATCGTATTTTAAACATTCATCATTCCTTTTTGCCAGCTTTCGTAGGAGCTAAGCCTTATGAGCAAGCATATAAGAGAGGAGTAAAGATAATAGGCGCTACTGCTCATATAGTGACGGAGAATCTGGACGAAGGGCCCATTCTTGTTCAGGATGTTTGTCATGTCGATCACGGATATTCTCCTGAAAGGCTCGTGCTTTATGGAAGAGATTTGGAGAAGGTCGTGCTTGCAAAGGCATTACGTCTTCTTTTGGAAGATAGAGTTATGATCTTTCAGAATCGGACCATCGTATTCGAATAG
- the rpsF gene encoding 30S ribosomal protein S6, with translation MRNYEITTITRSTAKEVAKTEVLEIFKKHSINVTAEEDWGQKKLWHPIKHQDYGIFTHFKVNADQSALEKVERDFGLNQNLLRSMIVRLNG, from the coding sequence TTGAGAAACTACGAGATTACCACAATCACGCGTTCTACCGCGAAGGAAGTGGCTAAAACTGAGGTCCTTGAGATCTTCAAAAAGCATTCCATCAACGTAACCGCTGAGGAAGATTGGGGCCAAAAGAAACTTTGGCATCCGATCAAGCACCAGGACTACGGCATTTTTACTCACTTCAAAGTGAATGCCGATCAATCTGCCTTAGAAAAGGTAGAGCGGGACTTTGGATTAAACCAAAACTTACTCCGCTCGATGATCGTCCGCCTCAATGGCTAA
- the rpsR gene encoding 30S ribosomal protein S18 has protein sequence MSENEVQEETKQETAATEGMSLEQDGGRPPKKQNKYKKKVCRFTADPELAKQINYKNIELLERFITNRGKIIPRRITGTSAKYQRILAREIRKARSIGLLPFKVN, from the coding sequence ATGTCAGAAAACGAAGTACAAGAAGAAACTAAGCAAGAGACAGCTGCTACTGAAGGCATGTCTTTAGAGCAAGACGGAGGACGTCCGCCTAAGAAGCAGAACAAATACAAAAAGAAAGTTTGTCGCTTCACCGCAGACCCTGAGCTTGCAAAACAAATCAATTATAAGAATATCGAACTTTTGGAAAGATTCATTACCAATCGCGGTAAGATCATTCCTCGTAGAATCACTGGCACTTCTGCTAAGTACCAAAGAATTCTCGCAAGAGAAATCCGTAAGGCACGTAGCATCGGCCTTCTACCGTTCAAGGTAAACTGA
- the aspS gene encoding aspartate--tRNA ligase — MEDWILEGYRARAWAGETTEAQEGKTLTLFGWSFRFRDQGGVIFVDLRDRTGILQVVLRKEILEEDFTAAEKIRSEYVIAVQGKLKKRDAESINPKMKTGTIELVVEKLVILNQAKTPPFSLDEFEEISEENRLKYRYLDFRRDELKNRMLKRHEFVFAIRNYLNSRKFVEIETPILNKSTPEGARDFLVPSRLNPNSFYALPQSPQIFKQILMVGGMERYFQIVKCFRDEDLRADRQPEFTQLDMEFSFVSQEEILTEIEGLFSKVMKDVFELELKAPFSRMPYRQAMEEYGSDKPDLRFGMKLVDVSEIVKNSDFQVFTVAVGTHGVVKAVCVPGGSVISRKEIEDLTAWLARDYKAKGLAYMKHGPEGLESTITKRFTPETLKKISEAVGSKEGDMIFFGADERQIVNHSLGALRLKLSERFDKPAEGSFHISWIVDFPMFEWNKDNNRWDSLHHPFTSPNDESLEIFSSEERLQKEAGRALAKAYDLVLNGVEIGGGSIRIHSKEVQNRVFSTLGIGSEEAKEKFGFLLEALEFGAPPHGGIAFGIDRILMLMTGGKSIRDVIAFPKTQKGVCLMSECPSEVEEKQLQELKLRLIKV, encoded by the coding sequence TTGGAAGATTGGATTTTAGAAGGTTATAGAGCTAGAGCCTGGGCGGGAGAAACTACCGAGGCCCAAGAAGGAAAGACACTTACCCTATTCGGTTGGTCTTTCCGTTTTAGAGATCAGGGTGGAGTGATCTTTGTGGATCTAAGAGATCGCACCGGCATCTTGCAAGTCGTACTTCGCAAAGAAATATTGGAAGAAGATTTCACTGCCGCGGAAAAGATCCGCTCCGAGTATGTAATCGCAGTCCAAGGAAAGCTCAAGAAAAGGGATGCGGAAAGCATAAACCCTAAGATGAAGACCGGGACCATCGAGCTCGTCGTCGAAAAACTTGTTATCCTGAACCAAGCTAAGACTCCTCCTTTCTCCTTGGATGAATTCGAAGAGATCTCCGAAGAGAACCGCTTGAAATACAGATATCTGGATTTCAGAAGGGATGAGCTTAAGAACAGAATGCTGAAACGACATGAGTTCGTATTCGCAATTCGTAATTATCTGAATTCACGTAAGTTCGTTGAGATTGAAACCCCTATCTTGAACAAGTCCACTCCGGAAGGAGCAAGAGATTTCTTGGTTCCTTCCCGTCTGAACCCGAATTCGTTCTATGCTCTTCCTCAGTCGCCACAGATATTTAAGCAAATTCTAATGGTCGGGGGAATGGAGAGATATTTCCAGATCGTGAAATGCTTCCGGGACGAGGATCTAAGGGCCGATAGGCAGCCTGAGTTTACTCAGCTGGATATGGAGTTCTCCTTCGTTTCTCAAGAAGAGATCCTGACCGAGATCGAAGGCCTATTCTCCAAAGTCATGAAGGATGTCTTCGAACTGGAATTGAAGGCTCCTTTTTCCAGAATGCCATACAGACAAGCGATGGAAGAATACGGTTCAGATAAACCGGACCTTCGTTTCGGAATGAAACTCGTGGATGTTTCTGAGATCGTGAAAAATAGCGATTTCCAAGTGTTCACTGTGGCGGTCGGAACTCACGGAGTCGTTAAGGCGGTCTGCGTTCCGGGTGGATCCGTAATCTCCAGAAAGGAGATCGAGGATTTAACTGCTTGGCTTGCGAGAGATTACAAGGCAAAAGGCCTCGCTTACATGAAGCATGGTCCGGAAGGCTTGGAATCCACGATTACAAAAAGATTTACTCCGGAGACTCTCAAAAAGATTTCCGAGGCGGTTGGCTCTAAAGAAGGGGATATGATCTTTTTCGGAGCGGACGAGAGACAAATCGTAAATCATTCTTTGGGAGCACTTCGCTTAAAGTTGTCGGAAAGATTTGACAAACCTGCAGAAGGAAGCTTTCATATTTCCTGGATCGTGGACTTCCCGATGTTCGAGTGGAACAAGGATAACAATCGCTGGGATTCCTTGCATCACCCGTTTACCTCTCCGAATGACGAGAGTCTAGAGATTTTCTCTTCTGAGGAAAGACTCCAGAAAGAAGCGGGCAGGGCGTTAGCCAAGGCCTACGATCTGGTTCTAAATGGTGTGGAAATCGGTGGAGGTTCCATTCGTATCCACTCCAAAGAAGTGCAGAACCGAGTCTTCTCCACTTTGGGCATAGGCTCCGAAGAGGCTAAGGAAAAGTTCGGCTTCCTTTTGGAAGCACTGGAGTTTGGAGCTCCTCCTCATGGAGGAATTGCTTTCGGTATAGATAGGATTCTAATGCTGATGACCGGCGGAAAATCCATCCGAGACGTGATCGCATTTCCGAAGACGCAAAAAGGTGTTTGTTTGATGAGCGAATGCCCGTCGGAAGTGGAAGAGAAGCAGCTCCAAGAGTTGAAGCTCAGATTAATAAAGGTTTAA